A region from the Janthinobacterium agaricidamnosum genome encodes:
- the ispF gene encoding 2-C-methyl-D-erythritol 2,4-cyclodiphosphate synthase, which translates to MHTTTPDLPFRIGQGYDCHALVEHRDLIIGGVKIPHHLGLLGHSDADVLLHAITDAIFGAAALGDIGRHFPDTDAQFKGADSRTLLREAVRRVQATGYIIGNIDATIIAQRPKMAPHIAAMCANVAEDLGVTVGQVNIKAKTNEKLGYLGREEGIAAEAVALLLRA; encoded by the coding sequence ATGCACACAACGACTCCCGACCTCCCATTTCGCATCGGCCAGGGCTATGACTGCCACGCGCTGGTGGAGCACCGTGACCTGATCATCGGCGGCGTGAAAATTCCCCATCACCTCGGTTTGCTCGGCCACTCCGACGCGGACGTGCTGCTGCACGCGATTACGGACGCCATCTTCGGCGCCGCCGCGCTGGGCGACATCGGCCGCCACTTCCCCGACACGGACGCGCAATTCAAGGGCGCCGATTCGCGCACCCTGCTGCGCGAAGCCGTGCGCCGCGTGCAAGCGACCGGTTATATCATCGGCAATATCGACGCCACCATCATCGCCCAGCGTCCGAAAATGGCGCCGCATATCGCCGCTATGTGCGCGAACGTGGCCGAAGACCTCGGTGTGACCGTGGGCCAGGTCAATATCAAGGCCAAGACAAATGAAAAACTGGGCTACCTTGGGCGGGAAGAGGGCATCGCGGCAGAAGCCGTGGCCCTGCTGCTGCGCGCCTGA
- the ispD gene encoding 2-C-methyl-D-erythritol 4-phosphate cytidylyltransferase, which produces MTAASNTVRYFALIPAAGVGARMEAGSPKQYLAIAGKPMLRHALDAFLASPLIAHTYVVVSAEDGQIDAVVPEQGAGHGVTVLRCGGATRMDSILNGLQALHGSIDADDQVLVHDAARPGLTPALIEKLIMEVGDHPAGGLLALPVVDTVKRAGLGSLSAQTVPRDHLWLAQTPQMFSYALLHRALSEAPDPLAITDDASAVEALGLAPKLVEGHPRNLKVTLPRDIHTAELYLAHS; this is translated from the coding sequence ATGACCGCAGCATCGAACACCGTCCGTTATTTTGCCCTGATCCCCGCCGCCGGCGTGGGTGCGCGCATGGAAGCGGGCAGTCCCAAGCAATATTTGGCCATCGCCGGCAAGCCCATGCTGCGCCACGCGCTCGACGCCTTTCTCGCCAGCCCCCTGATCGCGCACACCTATGTCGTCGTCAGCGCCGAGGATGGCCAGATCGACGCCGTCGTGCCGGAGCAGGGCGCGGGGCATGGCGTCACCGTGCTGCGCTGCGGCGGCGCCACGCGCATGGACAGCATCCTGAACGGGCTGCAAGCCTTGCACGGCAGCATCGATGCCGACGACCAGGTGCTGGTGCACGACGCGGCCCGGCCCGGCCTGACGCCGGCGCTGATCGAAAAGCTGATCATGGAAGTGGGCGACCACCCGGCCGGCGGCTTGCTGGCCTTGCCCGTGGTCGATACCGTCAAGCGGGCCGGGCTGGGCAGCCTGTCGGCGCAGACGGTGCCGCGCGATCATCTTTGGCTGGCGCAGACGCCGCAAATGTTCAGCTATGCCTTGCTGCACCGGGCACTATCCGAGGCGCCCGATCCGCTGGCGATCACGGACGACGCCAGCGCCGTCGAAGCGCTGGGCCTGGCACCGAAACTGGTCGAGGGCCACCCGCGCAACCTGAAGGTGACCTTGCCGCGCGACATACACACGGCCGAGCTGTATTTGGCCCATTCTTGA
- a CDS encoding NUDIX domain-containing protein has protein sequence METQATDRQLIETKVDGELVYQGGFLRVQRDRVALPDGKITAREFVLHPGAVVILPLLDDGTVLMERQYRYPLDRVFIEFPAGKIDAGESHLACAQRELLEETGYTASDWQFVSTIHNAIAYSDEHLELFLARGLVAGERQLDEGEFLETFTATVPQLLDWVRDGTITDVKTVIGIFWLDKITSGAWQAA, from the coding sequence ATGGAGACCCAAGCCACTGATAGGCAATTGATTGAAACCAAGGTCGACGGCGAGCTCGTCTACCAGGGCGGCTTCCTGCGCGTGCAGCGCGACCGCGTTGCACTGCCGGACGGCAAGATCACGGCGCGCGAATTCGTGCTGCATCCGGGCGCCGTCGTCATCCTGCCGCTGCTCGACGACGGCACGGTGCTGATGGAACGCCAGTACCGCTATCCGCTGGACCGGGTCTTCATCGAATTTCCTGCTGGTAAAATCGATGCGGGCGAGTCGCACCTGGCCTGCGCCCAGCGCGAACTGCTGGAAGAGACGGGCTACACGGCCAGCGACTGGCAATTCGTGTCCACCATCCACAACGCCATCGCCTATTCCGACGAACACCTGGAACTGTTTCTGGCGCGGGGACTCGTGGCCGGCGAACGCCAGCTCGACGAAGGCGAATTCCTGGAAACCTTTACGGCCACCGTGCCGCAGCTGCTCGACTGGGTCAGGGATGGCACGATCACGGACGTGAAGACCGTCATCGGCATCTTCTGGCTCGACAAGATTACCAGCGGCGCCTGGCAAGCGGCCTGA
- a CDS encoding DUF2818 family protein, translating to MDVTASSWLVIALGILGANLPFLNEKLFAAVPLKRAAQVEDGKGWRKPLALRLLEMVILYFIVGAVAFALEARIGNGFPQTWEFYAITGCLFLVLAFPGFVTRYLRKRR from the coding sequence ATGGATGTCACCGCTTCGAGCTGGCTGGTGATCGCCCTGGGCATCCTGGGCGCCAACCTGCCTTTCCTGAACGAGAAACTGTTTGCCGCCGTACCCCTGAAAAGGGCGGCGCAAGTGGAGGACGGCAAAGGCTGGCGCAAGCCGCTGGCGCTGCGCCTGCTGGAGATGGTGATTCTGTACTTCATCGTCGGCGCCGTGGCGTTCGCCCTCGAAGCGCGCATCGGCAACGGTTTCCCGCAGACGTGGGAGTTCTATGCCATCACGGGATGCCTGTTCCTGGTGCTGGCTTTCCCAGGTTTCGTGACTCGTTATCTGCGTAAACGCCGCTAG
- the nuoN gene encoding NADH-quinone oxidoreductase subunit NuoN: MTNAPNLVPLYAEIFLLIATSALLLIDMFLPAAKRSITYALSLLTLAGCALLTVGDFNAGTTVYTFHNMFVSDPMSQLLKLFSYGAVALTLIYSRAYATDRSMLSGNLGGEFYVLALFALLGQMIMISANNFLIIYLGLELMSLSLYALIALRRDNAKATEAAMKYFILGALASGFMLYGISMLYGASGTLDLGELRVALENSKTNGTIMVFGLVFLVAGLAFKLGVVPFHMWVPDVYQGSPTAVTLLLGAAPKLAAFAITLRLLAEGLLPMAHDWQQMLLVLAVMSLAIGNFTAIAQTNLKRMLAYSTIAQMGFVLLGLLSGTVDAPNNTLNAAGAATAYGASMYYVITYVFTTLGTFGVIMLLARNGFEAEELADFKGLGKRSPIFALVMTLFMFSLAGVPPLMGFMAKYSVLASVLATGQLWLTIAAVLFSLIGAFYYLRVVKMMWFDEPTDSNALVVHGDMRVVLALNGVFVLALGVMPNSILAACATAITKTLAS; the protein is encoded by the coding sequence ATGACTAATGCACCTAATCTGGTACCGCTGTACGCGGAAATCTTTCTGCTGATCGCCACGTCGGCGCTCTTGCTGATCGATATGTTCTTGCCTGCGGCGAAGCGTTCGATCACCTATGCGCTGTCCTTGCTGACCCTGGCCGGCTGCGCCTTGCTGACCGTGGGCGACTTCAACGCGGGCACCACCGTCTACACGTTCCACAATATGTTCGTGTCGGACCCGATGTCGCAGCTGCTGAAACTGTTCTCGTACGGCGCCGTGGCGCTGACCCTGATCTACTCGCGTGCCTATGCCACCGACCGCAGCATGCTGTCGGGTAACCTGGGCGGCGAGTTCTACGTGCTGGCCCTGTTTGCACTGCTGGGCCAGATGATCATGATCTCGGCCAACAACTTCCTGATCATCTACCTGGGTCTGGAACTGATGTCGCTGTCGCTGTACGCGCTGATCGCGCTGCGCCGTGACAATGCCAAGGCCACGGAAGCTGCCATGAAATACTTCATCCTGGGCGCGCTGGCTTCCGGTTTCATGTTGTACGGTATCTCGATGCTGTACGGCGCATCCGGCACGCTGGACCTGGGCGAATTGCGCGTGGCGCTGGAAAACAGCAAGACCAACGGCACCATCATGGTCTTCGGCCTGGTGTTCCTGGTCGCGGGCCTGGCCTTCAAACTGGGCGTCGTGCCATTCCACATGTGGGTGCCTGACGTGTATCAAGGTTCGCCGACGGCCGTGACCCTGCTGCTGGGCGCGGCGCCGAAACTGGCCGCTTTCGCCATCACCCTGCGCTTGCTGGCTGAAGGCTTGCTGCCGATGGCGCATGACTGGCAGCAGATGCTGCTGGTGCTGGCCGTGATGTCGCTGGCCATCGGTAACTTCACCGCCATCGCGCAAACGAATTTGAAGCGCATGTTGGCGTACTCGACCATCGCGCAAATGGGCTTCGTCCTGCTGGGCTTGCTGTCCGGTACCGTCGACGCGCCGAACAACACGCTGAATGCGGCCGGCGCAGCCACCGCCTACGGCGCCTCGATGTATTACGTCATCACCTACGTGTTTACCACCCTGGGTACCTTCGGCGTGATCATGTTGTTGGCACGTAATGGTTTCGAAGCAGAAGAACTGGCCGACTTCAAGGGCCTGGGCAAACGCAGCCCGATCTTCGCGCTGGTGATGACCCTGTTCATGTTCTCGCTGGCCGGCGTGCCGCCGCTGATGGGCTTCATGGCCAAGTACTCGGTGCTCGCTTCGGTATTGGCGACGGGCCAGCTGTGGCTGACCATCGCCGCCGTGCTGTTCTCGCTGATCGGCGCCTTCTACTACCTGCGCGTCGTGAAAATGATGTGGTTCGACGAGCCGACCGACAGCAATGCGCTGGTCGTGCATGGCGACATGCGCGTCGTGCTGGCACTGAACGGCGTGTTCGTTCTGGCCCTCGGTGTGATGCCTAACAGCATCCTGGCTGCCTGCGCGACCGCCATCACCAAGACCCTGGCGTCCTGA
- a CDS encoding NADH-quinone oxidoreductase subunit M, producing the protein MMQSTISTLPPYLSLSIWVPIICGVLILALGRDSKAGFTRWLSLAGAVLSMLCTLPLIQHFDNAAHGMQFVEKAPWIATFNIWYSLGIDGLSLWFVPLTAFITVIVVISAWQVIEKRIAQYMGSFLILSGLMIGVFCALDGLLFYFFFEATLIPMFIIIGIWGGSNRVYASFKFFLYTFFGSLLTLVAIIYLRNVSGTFDILAWHAFKLSMNEQIFIFLAFLMAFAVKVPMFPVHTWLPDVHVEAPTGGSAVLAAIMLKLGAYGFLRFSLPITPDASHYLSGFMIALSLIAVIYIGLVALVQTDMKKLVAYSSIAHMGFVTLGFFMFNDISVQGGIVQMVSHGFISGAMFLCIGVLYDRMHTRNIADYGGVVNRMPKFAAFFVLFSMANCGLPATSGFVGEFMVILGAVQYNFWIGLLAATALIWGAAYSLWMAKRVVFGKIKNKHVAELTDINKREFFMLAVLAIAVLVMGLYPAPFTDTMQTSVADLLQHVAISKLP; encoded by the coding sequence ATGATGCAGTCTACGATTTCTACACTACCTCCTTACCTGAGTCTGTCGATCTGGGTGCCGATCATTTGCGGCGTCCTGATCCTGGCTCTTGGCCGTGACAGCAAAGCGGGCTTTACCCGCTGGCTGTCGCTGGCTGGCGCCGTGCTCAGCATGCTGTGCACCTTGCCGCTGATCCAGCATTTCGACAACGCCGCGCACGGCATGCAATTCGTCGAAAAAGCGCCGTGGATAGCAACCTTCAATATCTGGTACTCGCTGGGTATCGACGGCCTGTCGCTGTGGTTCGTGCCGCTGACGGCCTTCATCACGGTCATCGTCGTCATTTCGGCTTGGCAAGTGATCGAGAAGCGCATCGCCCAGTACATGGGCTCGTTTTTGATCCTGTCGGGCCTGATGATCGGCGTGTTCTGCGCACTGGACGGCTTGCTGTTCTACTTCTTCTTTGAAGCAACCCTGATCCCGATGTTCATCATCATCGGTATCTGGGGCGGTTCGAACCGCGTGTACGCGTCGTTCAAGTTCTTCCTGTACACCTTCTTCGGTTCGCTGCTGACCCTGGTTGCCATCATCTACCTGCGCAATGTGTCGGGCACCTTCGATATCCTGGCCTGGCATGCGTTCAAGCTGTCGATGAATGAACAGATATTCATCTTCCTGGCCTTCCTGATGGCGTTTGCCGTGAAAGTGCCGATGTTCCCCGTCCATACGTGGTTGCCGGACGTCCACGTGGAAGCGCCGACGGGCGGTTCCGCCGTGCTGGCCGCCATCATGCTGAAACTGGGCGCGTATGGTTTCCTGCGTTTTTCGCTGCCGATCACGCCGGACGCCAGCCACTACCTGTCGGGCTTCATGATCGCCTTGTCGCTGATCGCCGTCATCTACATCGGTCTGGTTGCCCTGGTGCAAACCGACATGAAAAAACTGGTCGCCTATTCGTCGATCGCGCACATGGGTTTCGTCACCCTGGGCTTCTTCATGTTCAACGACATTTCGGTGCAGGGCGGTATCGTGCAGATGGTTTCGCACGGCTTCATCTCCGGCGCGATGTTCCTGTGCATCGGCGTGCTGTATGACCGCATGCATACCCGCAACATCGCCGACTACGGCGGCGTCGTGAACCGCATGCCGAAATTTGCCGCCTTCTTCGTGCTGTTCTCGATGGCCAACTGCGGTCTGCCAGCGACGTCCGGCTTCGTCGGCGAGTTCATGGTGATCCTGGGCGCGGTGCAATACAACTTCTGGATCGGTTTGCTGGCTGCAACGGCATTGATCTGGGGCGCGGCGTACTCGCTGTGGATGGCCAAGCGCGTGGTGTTCGGCAAGATCAAGAACAAGCACGTGGCCGAATTGACCGACATCAACAAACGTGAATTCTTCATGCTTGCTGTGCTGGCCATCGCCGTGCTCGTGATGGGTCTGTACCCAGCCCCGTTCACCGACACGATGCAAACTTCGGTTGCCGACCTGCTGCAGCATGTCGCCATCAGCAAGTTGCCTTAA
- the nuoL gene encoding NADH-quinone oxidoreductase subunit L: MAGQLLNPNLLLAVPLAPLAGAAIAGLLGTQFLGNLVGRKTSHTATILGVLIAFILSVQTLLAVMDGATFNGTIYNWMTIGTLKMEVGFQIDSLSAMMMCVVTFVSLMVHIYTIGYMKDDEGYNRFFAYISLFTFSMLMLVMANNFLQLFFGWEAVGLVSYLLIGFWYQRPTAIVANMKAFLVNRVGDFGFILGIGLLLAFAGTMNYQEVFAKKDELALLTMPGTDWALLTVACICLFIGAMGKSAQFPLHVWLPDSMEGPTPISALIHAATMVTAGIFMVSRMSPLFELSDTALSFILVIGSITALFMGFLGIIQNDIKRVVAYSTLSQLGYMTVALGSSAYSVAVFHLMTHAFFKALLFLGAGSVIIGMHHDQDIRNMGGLRKYMPITWITSLVGSLALIGTPLFSGFYSKDSIIEAVEATHIWGAGFAQFAVLAGVFVTAFYSFRMYFLVFHGKERFGQPHAHGHDDHHAPKAAHGAHGDAHDDHHEEEEDDHAHHGLEPGQKPHESPFVVWFPLVMLAIPSLIIGYLTIGPMLHGDFFKGVIFVGENHPAMEELSHEFHGAMAMAIHGLSTAPFWLALSGVVAAYYCYMVNPRVPAWFFAKFHAIHTLLDNKYYMDKFNEVVFAGGARLLGNGLWNFGDKKLIDGFVVNGSAKVVAWLSSLSRVLQTGYIYHYAFVMILGVLGFLIYFLPFWPAK, translated from the coding sequence ATGGCGGGGCAACTCCTCAACCCTAACCTCCTTCTTGCCGTACCGCTGGCGCCGCTGGCCGGTGCCGCGATTGCAGGCTTGCTTGGCACCCAGTTCCTGGGTAATTTGGTCGGACGCAAGACGTCGCATACCGCGACGATCCTGGGCGTACTGATTGCGTTCATCCTGTCCGTGCAGACACTGCTGGCAGTGATGGATGGCGCGACATTCAATGGCACGATCTATAACTGGATGACGATCGGCACCCTGAAGATGGAAGTGGGCTTCCAGATCGATTCGCTGTCGGCGATGATGATGTGCGTGGTCACCTTCGTCTCCCTGATGGTGCATATCTACACGATCGGCTACATGAAGGACGACGAAGGCTACAACCGCTTCTTCGCCTACATCTCGCTGTTCACGTTCTCGATGCTGATGCTGGTCATGGCCAACAACTTCCTGCAACTGTTCTTCGGTTGGGAAGCCGTGGGCCTGGTCTCCTACCTCTTGATCGGTTTCTGGTACCAGCGTCCGACGGCCATCGTGGCCAACATGAAGGCTTTCCTCGTCAACCGCGTGGGCGACTTCGGCTTCATCCTGGGCATCGGCCTGCTGCTGGCATTCGCCGGCACCATGAACTACCAGGAAGTGTTCGCCAAGAAAGACGAACTGGCGCTGCTGACGATGCCGGGCACCGACTGGGCCTTGCTGACCGTTGCCTGCATCTGCCTGTTCATCGGCGCGATGGGCAAGTCGGCGCAGTTCCCGCTGCACGTGTGGCTGCCTGACTCGATGGAAGGTCCTACCCCGATTTCGGCACTGATCCACGCCGCAACGATGGTGACGGCCGGTATCTTCATGGTCTCGCGCATGTCGCCGCTGTTCGAACTGTCCGACACGGCACTGTCCTTCATCCTCGTGATCGGCTCCATCACGGCGCTGTTCATGGGCTTTTTGGGCATCATCCAGAACGACATCAAGCGCGTCGTCGCTTACTCGACCCTGTCGCAGCTCGGCTACATGACCGTGGCGCTCGGTTCGTCCGCGTACTCCGTGGCCGTGTTCCATCTGATGACGCACGCATTCTTCAAGGCACTGCTGTTCCTGGGCGCCGGTTCCGTCATCATCGGCATGCACCATGACCAGGACATCCGCAACATGGGCGGCCTGCGCAAGTACATGCCGATCACCTGGATCACTTCCCTGGTCGGTTCGCTGGCCCTGATCGGCACGCCGCTGTTCTCCGGTTTCTACTCGAAAGACAGCATCATCGAAGCCGTCGAAGCGACGCACATCTGGGGCGCTGGCTTTGCCCAGTTCGCCGTGCTGGCTGGCGTGTTCGTCACCGCCTTCTACTCGTTCCGCATGTATTTCCTCGTCTTCCACGGCAAGGAACGTTTCGGCCAGCCACACGCGCACGGTCATGACGACCACCACGCACCGAAAGCGGCCCATGGCGCGCACGGCGATGCACATGACGACCACCATGAAGAAGAGGAAGACGACCACGCGCACCACGGCCTGGAACCTGGCCAGAAGCCGCATGAATCGCCGTTCGTCGTGTGGTTCCCGCTGGTGATGCTGGCGATCCCTTCCTTGATCATCGGTTACCTGACGATCGGCCCGATGCTGCATGGCGATTTCTTCAAGGGCGTGATCTTCGTTGGCGAAAACCATCCGGCAATGGAAGAGTTGTCGCATGAATTCCACGGCGCGATGGCGATGGCGATCCACGGCCTGTCGACGGCACCGTTCTGGCTGGCATTGTCCGGCGTGGTGGCAGCCTACTACTGCTACATGGTCAACCCGCGCGTACCGGCCTGGTTCTTTGCCAAGTTCCACGCGATCCACACCCTGCTGGACAACAAGTACTACATGGACAAGTTCAATGAAGTCGTGTTCGCCGGCGGTGCCCGCTTGCTGGGTAATGGCCTGTGGAACTTCGGTGACAAGAAGCTGATCGACGGTTTCGTCGTCAATGGCAGCGCCAAGGTTGTCGCCTGGCTGTCCTCGCTGTCGCGAGTGTTGCAGACCGGCTACATCTATCACTATGCATTCGTGATGATCCTGGGCGTGCTGGGCTTCCTGATCTATTTCCTGCCATTCTGGCCCGCTAAGTAA
- the nuoK gene encoding NADH-quinone oxidoreductase subunit NuoK, translating into MTLSLTHFLVLGAILFAISIVGIFLNRKNIIVLLMAIELMLLAVNMNFIAFSHFMGDAAGQIFVFFILTVAAAESAIGLAILVVMFRNLDTINVEDLDSLKG; encoded by the coding sequence ATGACATTATCGCTCACACATTTTCTGGTCCTGGGCGCGATCCTGTTCGCAATCTCGATCGTCGGTATTTTCCTGAACCGCAAGAACATCATCGTATTGCTGATGGCAATCGAATTGATGCTGCTGGCGGTGAATATGAATTTCATCGCGTTTTCCCATTTCATGGGCGACGCGGCCGGTCAGATCTTCGTTTTCTTCATCCTGACGGTTGCCGCCGCTGAGTCGGCTATCGGTCTGGCTATTCTGGTGGTGATGTTCCGTAATCTGGATACCATCAACGTCGAAGACCTGGACAGCCTCAAAGGCTGA
- a CDS encoding NADH-quinone oxidoreductase subunit J gives MDFKTILFYAFALILILAATRVITARNPVHAVLFLVLSFFSAAGIWMLLQAEFLAIVLVLVYVGAVMVLFLFVVMMLDINIDRMREGFWGYLPLSVTVGVIIVLEMAAVLWHGFRNFAPSVAPVNVNLGGTKELGLLIYTKYVFAFEIAAVVLLVAIVAAVALTLRKRKDTKHFAPGDAVRVKRNDRLKIIKMDAVVERPAAEPEVKEAP, from the coding sequence ATGGACTTTAAAACAATTTTGTTTTACGCCTTCGCGCTGATCTTGATTCTGGCAGCGACGCGCGTCATCACGGCCCGTAATCCGGTCCACGCAGTACTGTTCCTGGTACTGTCCTTCTTCTCGGCAGCGGGCATCTGGATGCTGCTGCAAGCTGAATTCCTGGCCATCGTGCTGGTGTTGGTGTATGTCGGCGCCGTGATGGTGCTGTTCCTGTTCGTGGTCATGATGCTCGATATCAATATCGACCGCATGCGCGAAGGCTTCTGGGGCTACTTGCCACTGTCGGTGACGGTGGGCGTGATCATCGTGCTGGAAATGGCCGCCGTCCTGTGGCACGGTTTCCGCAACTTTGCGCCTAGCGTCGCACCGGTGAACGTCAACCTGGGCGGCACCAAGGAACTGGGCCTGCTGATCTACACGAAATACGTGTTCGCCTTCGAGATCGCCGCCGTCGTGCTGCTGGTGGCCATCGTTGCCGCGGTCGCACTGACCCTGCGCAAACGCAAGGACACCAAGCATTTTGCTCCAGGCGATGCGGTACGCGTCAAGCGCAACGACCGCCTGAAGATCATCAAGATGGACGCGGTCGTCGAGCGTCCTGCGGCTGAGCCGGAAGTTAAGGAGGCACCATGA
- the nuoI gene encoding NADH-quinone oxidoreductase subunit NuoI: MDKVKDFFSSLLLGELIKGMALTGKYMFSRKITVQFPEEKTPISPRFRGLHALRRYPNGEERCIACKLCEAVCPAMAITIESEQRDDGSRRTTRYDIDLTKCIFCGFCEESCPVDSIVETQILEYHGEKRGDLYYTKEMLLAVGDRYENDIAAARAADAPYR, translated from the coding sequence ATGGATAAGGTAAAAGATTTCTTCAGCAGCCTCTTGTTAGGCGAGCTGATCAAGGGCATGGCGCTGACAGGCAAGTACATGTTTTCGCGCAAGATCACGGTGCAATTCCCGGAAGAGAAGACACCGATCTCGCCGCGTTTCCGTGGTTTGCACGCGCTGCGCCGCTACCCGAACGGCGAGGAACGTTGCATCGCCTGCAAACTGTGCGAAGCGGTTTGCCCGGCGATGGCCATCACGATCGAATCGGAACAGCGTGACGACGGTTCGCGCCGTACCACGCGTTACGATATCGACTTGACCAAGTGCATCTTCTGCGGTTTCTGCGAAGAGTCCTGCCCGGTCGATTCGATCGTCGAGACGCAAATCCTGGAATACCACGGCGAGAAACGCGGGGATTTGTATTACACGAAAGAGATGTTGCTGGCCGTAGGTGATCGTTATGAAAATGACATTGCCGCTGCGCGCGCCGCCGACGCACCTTATCGCTGA
- the nuoH gene encoding NADH-quinone oxidoreductase subunit NuoH, giving the protein MALPEFVNVINSSGQDLLGGSWPFFWTLIKILCVLLPLMGLVAYLTLWERKLIGWIQIRVGPNRVGPLGLLQPIADALKLLFKEIIIPSKAAKGLFVIGPIMTIMPALAAWSVVPFGPQAVLANVNAGLLMLLAITSMEVYGIIIAGWASNSKYSFMGAMRASAQMISYEIPMGFVMVIVLMVSGSLNFIDIVGGQQIGFFADKGVNFMSWNWLPLLPMFVIYLVSGLAEANRHPFDVVEGESEIVAGHMVEYSGMAYAMFMLAEYANMILIGALASIMFLGGWSAPFAFLEFWGGFGGFFWLFAKTFFIVSVFIWVRGTFPRYRYDQIMRLGWKVFIPLTLVYLVFVAAWMQTSWNIWK; this is encoded by the coding sequence ATGGCTCTGCCTGAATTTGTAAACGTCATCAACAGCAGCGGCCAGGATCTGCTGGGCGGCTCGTGGCCGTTCTTCTGGACCCTGATCAAGATCCTGTGCGTGCTGTTGCCGCTGATGGGCCTGGTTGCCTACCTGACCTTGTGGGAACGCAAGCTGATCGGCTGGATCCAGATCCGCGTCGGCCCGAACCGCGTCGGCCCCTTGGGCTTGCTGCAGCCGATCGCCGATGCGCTGAAACTCTTGTTCAAAGAGATCATCATCCCGTCCAAGGCCGCCAAAGGCCTGTTCGTGATCGGCCCGATCATGACCATCATGCCGGCCCTGGCCGCCTGGTCGGTCGTGCCCTTCGGCCCGCAAGCCGTGCTGGCCAACGTCAACGCCGGCTTGCTGATGCTGCTGGCGATTACCTCGATGGAAGTCTACGGCATCATCATCGCCGGCTGGGCTTCGAACTCGAAGTACTCGTTCATGGGCGCCATGCGCGCTTCGGCACAGATGATTTCGTATGAAATCCCGATGGGCTTCGTGATGGTCATCGTGCTGATGGTCTCGGGCAGCCTGAACTTCATCGACATCGTCGGCGGCCAGCAGATAGGCTTCTTCGCCGACAAGGGCGTCAATTTCATGTCGTGGAACTGGCTGCCGCTGCTGCCGATGTTCGTCATCTACCTGGTGTCTGGCCTGGCTGAAGCCAACCGTCACCCGTTCGACGTCGTCGAAGGCGAGTCGGAAATCGTGGCCGGCCACATGGTCGAGTACTCGGGCATGGCCTACGCCATGTTCATGCTGGCCGAATACGCCAACATGATCCTGATCGGCGCCCTGGCTTCGATCATGTTCCTCGGTGGCTGGTCTGCACCATTTGCTTTCCTTGAGTTCTGGGGTGGTTTCGGCGGCTTCTTCTGGCTGTTCGCCAAGACCTTCTTCATCGTGTCGGTGTTCATCTGGGTACGCGGTACGTTCCCACGCTACCGTTATGACCAGATCATGCGCCTCGGCTGGAAAGTGTTTATCCCGTTGACGCTGGTCTACCTGGTCTTCGTCGCTGCCTGGATGCAGACATCCTGGAATATTTGGAAGTAA